DNA sequence from the Archangium lipolyticum genome:
AGCTGGGGAGTCAGGTCGCCGACGATGCCGAGCTGAAGAAGCGGGTGGAGCGAATCGAACCGCCCGGTTCCGCATCTCATTAGTCCTGGACGGGGCCCGGAGGCGGGCCTTGTGCCGGGGCCGGTCCGCCGTTATAAGCGCCGGCCTACCTCTAGAACGCCAGACCTCCCACCCTGGAGTGGGGGCAAGGCGCGGGAGTCGTTGACCATGAAGCCTGAAGTGCATCCGGTCTATCCGCCGTCTCGCATCACCTGTGCTTGCGGCAACGTCGTCGAGACCAAGTCCACCCGTGGCTCGTTCACGGTGGAAGTCTGCTCGAACTGCCACCCCTTCTTCACGGGCAAGTACAAGCTGCTCGACACCGCCGGTCGCGTGGAGAAGTTCCGCAAGAAGTACGCGGCCAAGCCCGCCGAGGGTGCCGCCGCCGCCGAGGGTGGTCCCGCCGCCGCTCCCGCCGAGGGCACTGCCCCCGCCGCGAAGAAGACCGCCAAGAAGGCCAAGGCCTAGTCTCTTCCGCACAGCTTCGTAGCACCCGCCGAGCACGGTGCCGGAGGTCTCCCCGAGAGACACTCCCACCGTGCTCGCGGCGTTTCCGGGCACGCGAAGCACGTCAAGTTTCAGGGTGCTACAGACCAGAAATTGGACGTAGCAGCGTGTTGACCGCACAGTCCGCCCCGTCACGACGACCCCTGACGGAGGCGAGATGTCCGCGGAAGCCGCAGCTCCTGCCCTGAAGCTTGTTCAGCCCTCGCTGCGCGAGAGCCTTTTCGCCAAGAGCGATGCGTTCCGGCTGTACCAGGGCGACAGCCTGGCGCTGCTCGAGCAGTTCGAGCCCGGTACCTTCGACATGGTGTTCGCCGATCCTCCCTACTTCCTGTCCAACGGCGGCTTCACCTGCAAGAACGGCAAGCGCGCGGCGGTGAACAAGGGTGGCTGGGACGTGTCGCGCGGAGTGGAGGAGGACCACGCGTTCACCACGGCGTGGCTGAAGGCGTGCCAGCGGGTGCTCAAGCCCACGGGCACCATCTGGGTGAGCGGCACGCAGCACGTCATCTTCTCGGTCGGCTTCGCGATGCAGAAGCTGGGCTACAAGCTGCTGAACACGGTGACCTGGTACAAGCCGAACGCCAGCCCGAACCTGGCGTGCCGCTACTTCACGCACTCCTCCGAGCTGCTCATCTGGGCCTCGCCGAAGCCGGCCGCGAAGCTGCAGCACACGTTCAACTACGCGAAGATGAAGGCGGAGAACGGCGGCAAGCAGATGCGCGACGTGTGGGCGCTGCCGCGCACGGGCGACGAGGAGCTGACGGCGGACGAGTCGGGCCGGGTGTGGACGATGACGGCGCCGCGGCGCGAGGAGAAGGCGCACGGCAGCCACCCCACGCAGAAGCCGGTGTCGCTGCTGGAGCGCGTCATCGAGGCGAGCACCCCCGAGGACGCGCTGGTGTTGGACCCCTTCAACGGCAGTGGCACCACGGGCGTGGCGGCGATGAAGCTGGGCCGGCGCTACGTGGGCATCGACATGGACGAGAAGTACCTGAGCCTGTCGCAGAAGCGGCTCGTCGAGGCCGAGCGCGCGGCGCGCTGAGCCCGCCGCGCGCCGGGGCTCACTTCGTGACGAGCGGGAAGGGCTGACCTTCCAGGACGTGCTTCATCGCCACGGAGTTCATGCAGTAGCGCAGCCCCGTGGGAGGAGGGCCATCGGGGAAGACGTGTCCCAGGTGGCCATCGCACCGGCCACAGCGCACCTCGGTGCGGATCATCCCGTGGGAGCGATCCTGGTACTCCGTCACCGCGTCCGGCTGGACGGGCCGGGTGAAGGAGGGCCAGCCGGTGCCGGACTCGAACTTCTCGCCGGACTTGAAGAGGGGGTTGCCGCAGCCTGCGCACACGTAGGTGCCGGCCTCCTTGGTGCCGACGAAACAGCCGGCCCAGGCGCGCTCGGTGCCATGCCCGCGCAGCACCTGGTACTCCTCGGGTGTCAGGCGCTTGCGCCATTCCTCGTCACTGAGAACCAGTTTTTCGACCATGTGAGCATCCTGCTGTCCGTCGTGTCCGGGGGCAATCG
Encoded proteins:
- a CDS encoding DNA-methyltransferase, producing the protein MSAEAAAPALKLVQPSLRESLFAKSDAFRLYQGDSLALLEQFEPGTFDMVFADPPYFLSNGGFTCKNGKRAAVNKGGWDVSRGVEEDHAFTTAWLKACQRVLKPTGTIWVSGTQHVIFSVGFAMQKLGYKLLNTVTWYKPNASPNLACRYFTHSSELLIWASPKPAAKLQHTFNYAKMKAENGGKQMRDVWALPRTGDEELTADESGRVWTMTAPRREEKAHGSHPTQKPVSLLERVIEASTPEDALVLDPFNGSGTTGVAAMKLGRRYVGIDMDEKYLSLSQKRLVEAERAAR
- the msrB gene encoding peptide-methionine (R)-S-oxide reductase MsrB, with product MVEKLVLSDEEWRKRLTPEEYQVLRGHGTERAWAGCFVGTKEAGTYVCAGCGNPLFKSGEKFESGTGWPSFTRPVQPDAVTEYQDRSHGMIRTEVRCGRCDGHLGHVFPDGPPPTGLRYCMNSVAMKHVLEGQPFPLVTK